The Prochlorococcus sp. MIT 1341 genomic interval GATTATTGTTGTTGTCATGCATCATTTGCTTCCCAAAAAGAAGGTTTTTCCACAATAATGGTTAACAGTAATCCAGAAACAGTTTCAACAGACTATGACACTAGCGATAGATTATATTTTGAACCACTTACTCTTGAAGATGTTTTAAATATAATAGAAATAGAGAAACCTGACGGTGTTATTGTTCAGTTTGGTGGTCAAACACCCTTGAAACTTGCTATTCCGTTACTTAAATGGCTAAAATCTTCTGCTGGTAGAAAACTTGGAACAAAGATTTGGGGAACCTCTCCAGAGTCAATTGATAAGGCAGAAGATCGTGAGTTGTTTGAGGCAATTTTAAGGAGATTGTCCATTAAACAACCTAAGAACGGAATTGCAAGAACGGAAAAAGATGCCAAATCTGTCGCCTCTATAATTGGTTACCCTGTAGTTGTAAGACCCTCCTATGTTTTAGGGGGAAGGGGAATGGAGGTTGTTTTTGATGAACTCGAACTTGAAGAATATATGTCTGAGGCTGTTAAAGTCGAACCAGAACATCCTGTTTTAATAGACCAATATCTGCAGAATGCAAAAGAAGTTGATGTAGATGCTCTGTGTGATCGGAATGGACTAGTCGTTATAGCAGGCTTGATGGAACATATTGAACCTGCTGGGATACATTCAGGCGATTCGGCATGTTGTCTTCCATCAGTAACTTTAGGAAATTCCTCTCTTAGGCAAATTCGAAAATGGACAGAAGAACTCGCATTATCATTAAAGGTGGTTGGACTAATTAACTTGCAATTTGCGGTTCAAAAAAATGATAAAGGGGATGAAGTTGTTTATATCATTGAGGCAAATCCTAGAGCATCTAGAACTGTGCCTTTCGTGGCAAAAGCAACGGGTCTATCCCTTGCGGGAATAGCCACACGTCTTATGGCTGGAGAGACTCTTGTTGAAATAGGTTTGATAGCCGAGCCTGAGCCACCTCTGCAAGCAATAAAAGAAGCAGTTTTACCCTTTAGGCGTTTTCCTGGGGCAGATAGTGTTTTAGGCCCAGAAATGAGGTCCACTGGCGAAGTGATGGGTTCGGCCAATACCTTTGGTATGGCTTATGCAAAATCCGAGTTAGCAGCAGGAGATGGATTGCCCGTACAAGGTACGGTTTTTCTCTCAACACATGATCGCGATAAGGAGGGATTAGTTCCCGTTGCTAAAAGACTTTCTGATCTTGGCTTTGAGTTAACTGCCACGACAGGCACAGCAAATATTTTGATCAAAGCAGGTTTACATGTTCAAACTGTTCTCAAGGTCCATGAGGGACGACCAAATATTGAGGATTTGATTCGATCTGGAAAAATTCAATTGGTTATAAATACCCCCATAGGACGTCAGGCTGCTCATGATGATAAGTATTTACGCCGAGCCGCCCTGGATTACTCTGTACCAGCTGTGACTACACTTGCAGGAGCTCGTGCTGCTGTTGAGGCAATTTCTGCCTTGCAAGGACAGAAACTTTCCGTTGCAGCTCTTCAGGATATTCATTCTGATTATTAGCTTATTCTCTAGTAAATTTTTAATCTTTACACGTGGCATCCACATTACCAAAAACAGATTTAATCCCTGGTTCTGATTGCAGAGATAGATTTCGTGCTGCTTATGACAATCGATATACATGGGACTATGGTTTTTCTGGTTATGAGGGTAGATGTTCCTTTTGCAAGGAGGACATATCTGTTGAAGGTAATTTTGTTGTTGATGCGGATTTAAAGATTCATGTTCATGGTATTTCTGACGATAATCTTTCAAAGGCAATTACATCCCAATTGTGGGAAGTTACCATTCATAGAGTAAGAAGGAGTTTTGATGATACTCATGGTCAGAATAATTTTACTTTGGGGAATATAAATAATGTTGGAGAAGAAGTAATAGTGACTGGAAAGAATAAAGGGGATCGCTATAGAATTAAAGATGATATCGTTACTATGGTTCATCGAAATATTCACGGGAAATTAATTAAGATATATACAAAAAGTATAATCAATACTGGTAAAGGTTATTTAAGTAAAACATATAACAGCCAATATTTTGATCCTTCTAGTGGTAACCCGATTAGTGGGATTAGTCATTTTTCAGATTCATTTGTAAATTTAGAAAATACCGGTTTTTGGATTCTGGAAAAAAGGATTATAGATGTTGATTCTCACCAAAATTCTTCTCCCAGTACTAAAGCCTTTAGATTTTGGGAAATGAAGTTATATTCGTGAGAATCTTGCCACATTCATTCACTTGTGACACTATTTGTTTCAGTCTTTAATGCACGAAGTGTCTATTAACGCAAGTCTTTCTGGAATACCCCTGCAAATTGCAGTTATATCATCGGACTTAGAAAAGGTTGTTGAGTCAATAAATTCTCCAATTAGTAATTTCGCTTGGGGTTGGCCAACATTGATTTTGATTGCCCTAACAGGGATTTTGTATATGTTCGGCCTGCGGTTTATGCCAATAAGGAAAATTCCCTATGGTTTTCGAATGTTATTTCAAGGTTCTACTTCAGATTTGAAAAATGGTCAGATTTCCCCTTTTCAGGCCTTGATGACTTCTCTTTCTGCGACCATTGGAACTGGAAATATAGCTGGAGTTGCAGGTGCTATTGCTGTTGGTGGACCTGGAGCAGTTTTTTGGATGTGGATTATTGCATTCTTTGGTATAGCTACTAAATATGCGGAGACTGTTTTAGCGGTTCATTTCAGAGAGCTTGATCCATTGGGCAATCCAGTTGGAGGTCCAATGTATTACATCAAAAATGGTCTTGGAGAACGATGGAAATGGCTTGGAGGGCTATTTGCATTGTTTGGGATGTTGGCTGGTTTTGGGATAGGCAATGGTGTTCAATGTTTTGAAGTATCCAGTGCCCTCGAACTCATTGGTATACCAAAACTTTTAACCGGTATAGTTTTAGCAACATTAGTTTTCGTTGTAATTATTGGCGGTATAAAACGTATAGCTAGTGCTGCATCAGCAATCGTTCCAGTTATGGCATTGCTTTATATGTTTGCTTGCTTGTTAATTATTTCGATTAACTTTTCATTATTACCAAATGCATTTTCTACGATTTTTTCAAATGCCTTTACAGGAAAAGCTGCTGCAAGCGGCACTTTTGTTCAAGTAATATTGATGGGTTTTAAAAGAGGTATTTTTTCGAATGAAGCAGGTTTAGGAAGTGCTCCAATTGCTCATGCATCTTCTTCTACTAATGAGCCTGTAAAGCAAGGCACTGTTGCCATGCTTGGGACCTTTATAGATACCATTCTGATTTGCACCTTGACTGCATTAGTTATTATTATTACTGGTGCTTATCAGAGTGGTATATCTGGTTCAGATTTGTCAATTGCAGCTTTTAATACAGGAATTAATGGAAGCGGATGGATAGTCACATTTGGATTAGTTGTATTTGCATTCACTACTGTACTTGGTTGGAGTTTTTATGGAGAACGCTGCACTGAGTTCCTTTTTGGGGTAAAAGCTATTCTTCCTTTTAGGTTGGTTTGGGTAGCTGTTGTTGTTATAGGCTCAGTAGCTGGAGATAGAGGGGTCGTTTGGGCAGTTGCTGATACTCTTAATGGATTGATGGCTTTGCCTAACTTAATTGCTTTAGTTCTACTTTCTGGAACTGTTTTTAAACTTTCTCGCCAATACCGATTTGGTTCATAAAGATCTAGTTACTTCTCTCTATTGGATGGGGGATACAGATTTCAATTTTTCCTTTAGTTGCATAGCAATAGTCTGTCTACCTACAGCTAATACTTTTAAGGTGTCTTCATGCATCCTTAATTGAGCATCCGCCACTTGCATTCCCCTTACCAACTCCTTCGCTTCATCTGGTAATTGGTTTAGGTCATAGCGTTTTCCCTCGAAGTTGAGAATAGGGTCTTGGCTTCTAGTTGATTGGTCAGTCATGTTGGTTGTATGAAGTGAAGATTAATTTCGCTAGGTCTTTTACAGGGCTTAATTATGAGTTGAAGATTTAAAGAACTTAGCAACGAAATTATATCTCTAGTCTTACTGAATTTATTTGTCTAGGTCCCGAATTATCTGCTTTTCACATAACTCGCGATAACGCCCTGCTTTTTTTATTAGTTCATCATGAGTCCCCTTTTCGCAAATCTCGCCTTTGTCAATCACAATGATTTGATCTGCCTCTTGAACAGTGGCTAGCCTATGGGCAATTACTAGAACTGTTCTGCCTTTCATTGCTCGCCTTAACGCTAGTTGAACAGCTTCTTCTGATTCTGCGTCTAGAGCGCTTGTGGCTTCATCTAAAAGCAGCACAGAAGGATTTCCCAATATTGCTCTGGCAATGGCAATACGTTGCAGCTGACCCCCTGAAAGATTTGCACCTCCTTCCTCAATTCTTGATGAATAACCCTTACTCAATTTCTTTATAAAATCATTTGCATTAGCTTGTTCTGCAGCTTTAATTATTTCTGCCTTTGATGCTTTCCTTCCGAATCTAATGGCATCTTCAATAGTGCCTGAAAATACCGTTGGCTTTTGGGGTACTAATGCAAAATGTCTTCTAAGGTCACTGACTTTGATTTGTGTGATATTTTGATTGTCTAAGAGAATTTCCCCTTTTTGGGCAACAATAAATCGGAGCAATAATGAAAAAAGCGTACTTTTACCAGCTCCTGAGGGTCCTACTAAGGCAGTTATTTGACCGGACTTGATTTCAAGATTTACTTCCTTTAAAATTGGATTGCCTGCTTCATAATAGAAACTTAGCTGGTTAATTTTTAAATCACCTTTGACTATTTTTAAAGTTTCAGGGTTTATGACATCAGAAGGTTCTTGAGGTTGATTTTCTAGGTCTTTGAGTCTTTTTAATGATGCTTTCCCTTGTTGGAACTCATTAAAGTTTGTAGTTAAGTGACTGATGGGGTCTATTAACATTAGAAGTGCCGCTACATAACTACTAAAACCTTCAGCATTTAAATCACCACTCTGAATTCTGATGGTCCCAATTGCTAAGACAGTCAGAATACCTGCAGCTTCAATAAAACCTACAACAGGGTGTTGAAGAGCAAGCAATCTCAAGGTTTTGTAGCGAGCTTTCCTATGTTGTTCAACTTCTTGATCAAATCTTTCTTGGAGCCATGACTCGGCTGCAAATGCTCTAACTAAAGGTAATCCTTGTATGGCTTCTCCTAATAATCCTGCAAGATCACTTACTTGTATTTGACTCTTTTCTGCAGCTTTAAGTACTTTTGCTCCGAACTGACTAACTAACAGAGCAACTAGTGGTGCCAAAAGCAATGTGGCCAGTGATGTTTGCCAATCAAGCACTACCATATAACTAAATACTGCTATTAGTTGAAGCACACTGGGAGTGGTGTCTTGAATAGTTTTGTAGACAACTTCTCCTACCCGATCAGCGTCTTCAGTAAGCCTGTAGGTAAGATCTCCGGAGGAAAGTTTCTGTAAAGAACCTAGGTCTACTTTTTGTAGCTTCCTAAATAAGTCTCGTCGAAGTTCTTGACTTAAGAAAAGTGCAGGTCCGGCTAGTAGTGTGTCTTGACCAAATTGGGCTAGCTTTTGTAGAAGGAAAATAACTAATGCAAAGCTAATAACTCTTACAACATGAAGAAGATTTCCCTCCCCAATTGCAGGTATGAGTTTTCCTGCAAGCCATGCAAGGATTGGCCAGCAACACACATAGATCAGCATGCAAACTAACCCCCATGTCAAGCGACGGAAGTGAGGCCTTAAGAATTTAAGGATTTTGGTGAAGCTTTCGTTAGAAAATGAATTCATCAAGTCACACTATCAACGTGATTACTGTCTTCTTTCTCCATATATGAAGCTTGATCAATTTCTGAAATGGATTGGATGGGTTTCTACGGGTGGTGAGGCTAAGTATCTCATTCAGTCAGGCAAAGTCAGGGTGAATGACCTTATAGAGATAAGGCGGGGTAGACAACTGAAGACCGGTGACAGGATTGTGTTCGGGAATGATCAGGCTGTCATGACCGATAATGGTCCTTCAACAACCTAAGTTGTTTAAACCTATTTTTCTTTAGAGGTGAGAAGAGTGCGTAAACCGGTCATTGCGGGAAATTGGAAGATGCATATGACCTGCTCACAGGCCAAGGAATTCATGGATTCCTTCTTACCTTTGTTGAGCATGAACACGGATGATCGCCATATAGTTATTGCGCCACCTTTTACTGCCATATCAACATTATCTAGTCTTTTACAGGATTCCCCTGTTGAGCTTTCTAGTCAGAATGTTCATTGGGAAGAAAAAGGTGCCTTTACGGCAGAGGTCTCCCCCGAAATGCTCCTAGAACATCAAGTGAAGTTTGCAATTGTTGGACATAGTGAGCCCCGAAAATACTTTAGTGAAAGTGATGAGCAGATAAATCGGAGAGCAGTATCTGCTCAGAAGAATGGTCTTATTCCAATAGTTTGTGTTGGAGAAACTGACGAACAACGAGAAAAGGGTGAAGCAGAAAGAGTTATAAGGAGGCAAGTTGAACAAGGCCTTGAAGGAATTTCAACTTCTCATCTTGTTGTGGCTTATGAGCCAATCTGGGCAATTGGAACAGGAAAGACATGCGAATCAGAGGAGGCGAACAGAATTTGTTCATTGATTCGAGAATGGGTGGGATCCGATGATTTGATCATTCAATATGGAGGATCAGTTAAGCCTGCAAATATTGATGAACTTATGAGAATGAGTGATATCGACGGTGTTTTGGTTGGTGGGGCTTCATTAGAACCACAAAGTTTTGCGCGTATAGCCAATTTCCAAGCTTGAAATGAAATGGCCTAAGGGCTGGGGTACTAGTACTTCAATAATGGGAGTGATAAACCTTACTCCTGATTCTTTTAGTGATGGAGGTGTTTGCCTAAATCCTGAGAAAGCCCTTCAAAAGGCAACATTTTATCTTGAAAATGGAGCAAGTGTTCTTGATCTTGGGGCTCAAAGTACTCGCCCAGGAGCAAAAGAAATAACGCCGGAAGAAGAATTAAAAAGGTTAATTCCAGCTTTAAAGGTAATTCGCTCAATTCATAAAGATTCAATAATTTCAGTTGATACGTTTTGTTCAGTTGTTGCAGAAAAGGCTTTAGAGGAGGGTGCTGATTGGATTAATGATGTTAGTGGTGGTCGACGAGACCCTAATCTGCTTCGTTCAGTTGCTCAAGTTAGATGCCCATATGTTTTGACTCATAGTCGTGGGGATAGTCAATCAATGAATGATTTTGCCTCTTATGATGATGTCGTTGTTGATGTCCTTAATGAACTTTTTCAACTTACAGAAAAGGCACTTAAATCTGGAATAACAGTTGAACAGATTATTTGGGATCCAGGTCTTGGTTTTGCAAAAAATACAGAACATAATCTTATTATTCTTCAACACCTTGAGATGTTTGTTTCTGAAGGTTTTCCTGTACTGATAGGACCATCAAGAAAACGTTTTATTGGAGAAGTTTTAAATCAATCTGATCCTTTGAAAAGAAACTTTGGTACAGCCGCAGTTGTTTGTAGGTGTTTTCAATCAGGAATCTCAATGGTTAGAGTTCATGATGTTGCTTCCATCCGGGACACAATTGAAATGGCAGGAAAAATTTGGCCTAAAATGTTTAATTAGATTTAGTTTATTAGTAGATCATTATTCAGGTTTTGTTACGCCTTCAATTCGATCTTCAATCTCCTGATAGAGATCCTTCAGCCTGTCAATATTTTCTTCTGAAGTATCCCAATACCCTCTTCCATTTACTTCTAATAGAGTACCTACTATGCTTCTAAAGCTATGGGGGTTTAATTCCATTAATTTCTTGCGCATTTCAGGATCATTTATAAATGTCTCATTCGATTCTTCATACACAAAATTATCTACTTGACCACTCGTAGCACTCCAACCCAGTGTGAAGTTAAGACGTTTCGATACTTCTCTAACTCCTTCATATCCAGAGTCAAGCATGCCTTCATACCATTTAGGATTTAAGAGTTTTGTGCGTGAATCTAGTCTTATGGTTTCACTAAGTGAGCGAACTTGTGCATTGGCCGTTGTTGTGTCTGCAATATAACTAGTTGGGGCTTTACCATCATCTCTAAGTCCCTTAATTAGGTTTGTTGGGTCTGAGTCAAAATAGTGACTTACATCAGTAAGTGATATCTCGGCAGAGTCAAGGTTCTGGAAGGTGACATCAGCGGTTTTCATAACATTTTCGAAAACCTCTCTGTTCTGACTCATTTCACCTGGATTATCAGCATCAAAGGCGAAGGTCTTACGCGATAGGTACATTTCTTGTAGCTCTGATTCTTGTTCCCAAGTAGAATTTTCAACTGCCAGATTAACGTTTGAACTGTAGCTTCCACTGGAGTTCGAGAACACTCTCGATGAAGCTTCCCTTAAAGTTGTGCCTTGAGCTTTTGCTTGTTCAAGAGAGTGTTTTCGAACAAAGTTTTTTTCTATTGGCTCATCTGCTTCAGCAGCCATTTTTACCCCTTGATCAATTAGGGCCATTTGATTTATAAATAAGTCGCGGAATACACCTGAGCAATTAACTACAACGTCAATTCTTGGTCTGCCTAGTTCTTCAAGAGATATCAGTTCTAGTTTGTTAACTCTTCCAACTGAATCAGGCTTTGGCCTAACACCAATAAACCACAAGATTTGTGCAAGTGATTCACCATATGTCTTGATATTATCAGTACCCCATAAAACGCAGGCTATTGTTTCTGGCCAACTACCTTGCTCTTCTTTTTGCCGAGCTATTAGTTTGTCAACTACACCTTTAGCTGCTGCTACTGCCGCAGTAGTAGGTATTGATTGAGGGTCGAGTGCATGAATATTTTTCCCACTTGGTAGTACTGCAGGATTCCTAATAGGATCACCACCTGGACCAGGTATTACATAATCTCCATCTAATGCTTTAAGAAGACTTTCCATTTCTTTATCAGCACATATTTGATTTAGACAGAATCTTAAATAGGCAATTAGCTTCTCTAACTCCTGTGAGTCAATGTTACTAAACCCCTGTTTGTTGCATGCTGCTTTCCATGGTGACGGAGGGTTGAATCCAAATTTCTTTAGAAGGTTGTCTGCAAAGTTAAATGAACTTTGATTGATGTTTACTCGGCCATCACGGCCTGTTAATGAGGAAACTATAGAGCTAACTGCATTTCTGGATGTTTCTGTGATCTTTCTGTTTTGCTCTACATCTTCAAGTATTCCTTTGTTGTTACCATCAAAAATATCTTCGATATTTCTATCTATAGCCTCAGCTAATAATCCTGGTAAAGAGCGCAGACCCTCTTCTTCTCTTTCTAGAGAAGCAATGCTTACAAGAGTTGCAACTGCTTCTTCAGCAGTTGGTGGTTTCCCGATTGTGTGTAGCCCACAAGGAAGAAGTCGACTCTCTATTTCCATAAGTTGGCTATAAACAGCTCCAACCACACCATCTCTTTGGTCTTGATTAAGAGAGGAAGCATCTTCATCGGGAAGATTCACATCGTTTTCAAGATTACATTTACGAGCTGTTTCTACAATGGCATTAACAATCTGTATGCCTCTTGAGCTCTCTCTTAATTGTTGATATGAGCCAACAAGTTCACCTAGTTCTTTTAGACCTTTATATAGACCTGCATTCTCAGCAGGCGGTGTGAGATAACTAATTGTTGATGCATATCCTCTTCTTTTTGCAATTGTTGCTTCTGAAGGGTTATTTGCAGCGTAGTAATAAAGGTTTGGGAGACCACCGATTAAAGAATCTGGATAGCATGTTTCGCTCATGCCCATTTGTTTTCCAGGCATGAATTCCAGCGAACCATGAGTTCCGAAGTGGAGGACCGCATCAGCTCCCCAAACTTTTTCTACATAGGTGTAGTAAGCAGCAAATCCATGGTGAGGGCTAGCACTTCTTGAGTAAAGCAATCTCATTGGATCACCTTCATATCCAAATGTAGGTTGAACCCCTATAAAAACATTCCCAAAATGTTTCCCATAGATTAAAAGATTTTGACCATCGCTATTTAAATCACCAGGTGGTTTCCCCCAATTTTCTTCTAAGCGCTCAGAATATGGGGTTAGGCGTTCATACTCTTGAACGCTCATGCGATGAGCAATTGAAAGCTCAGGTGCGCCTTCTAATGCTTCCGGATCATTTATTACAGCTTCCATCAGAGCTTTTCCATCCTTAGGGAGATTATTTATTGAATAGCCTGTAGATTTCATTTCTTCCAACACACGGTGTATAGATCCAAATACATCTAGGTAGGCTGCTGTACCAACATTTCCTTTGTCTGGTGGAAAACTAAAAATTGTTATTGCTAGTTTTTTGTCTTTACGTGGTTTTATACGAAGGGAAGACCATCGGATGGCTCTTTCTGCAATTGCGTTTACTCTGTCCTGAAGAGTATGGGCTTTGCCTGTAGCGTCATCTCTACCCGATAGAACAATCGGTTCAATTGCTCCAT includes:
- a CDS encoding sodium:alanine symporter family protein → MHEVSINASLSGIPLQIAVISSDLEKVVESINSPISNFAWGWPTLILIALTGILYMFGLRFMPIRKIPYGFRMLFQGSTSDLKNGQISPFQALMTSLSATIGTGNIAGVAGAIAVGGPGAVFWMWIIAFFGIATKYAETVLAVHFRELDPLGNPVGGPMYYIKNGLGERWKWLGGLFALFGMLAGFGIGNGVQCFEVSSALELIGIPKLLTGIVLATLVFVVIIGGIKRIASAASAIVPVMALLYMFACLLIISINFSLLPNAFSTIFSNAFTGKAAASGTFVQVILMGFKRGIFSNEAGLGSAPIAHASSSTNEPVKQGTVAMLGTFIDTILICTLTALVIIITGAYQSGISGSDLSIAAFNTGINGSGWIVTFGLVVFAFTTVLGWSFYGERCTEFLFGVKAILPFRLVWVAVVVIGSVAGDRGVVWAVADTLNGLMALPNLIALVLLSGTVFKLSRQYRFGS
- a CDS encoding RNA-binding S4 domain-containing protein; the protein is MKLSLENEFIKSHYQRDYCLLSPYMKLDQFLKWIGWVSTGGEAKYLIQSGKVRVNDLIEIRRGRQLKTGDRIVFGNDQAVMTDNGPSTT
- a CDS encoding magnesium chelatase subunit H; the encoded protein is MFTQVRSANRRVLPAENHCHKSVMKAVYVVLEPQYQNALTQAANSLNSQNGPLGVELSGYLIEELRDEQNFKDFQTDISKADVFIASLIFIEDLAQKLVEAVTPHRDQLKAAVIFPSMPEVMRLNKLGTFSMAQLGQSKSVFASFMKKRKEAGGAGFQDSMLKLLNTLPSILKYLPVDKAQDARSFILSFQYWLGGTPDNLKNLLLMLADKYVFPSSKDDARPKLEVKEPEVFPDLGIWHPLASSMFEDIKEYLNWTKSRKDLPTSASSGPIIGLVLQRSHIVTGDDAHYVAIIQELEFRGAKVIPIFCGGLDFSKPVNSFFYDPADPENPLVDGVVSLTGFALVGGPARQDHPKAIESLKKLNRPYMVALPLVFQTTKEWEVSDLGLHPVQVALQIAIPELDGAIEPIVLSGRDDATGKAHTLQDRVNAIAERAIRWSSLRIKPRKDKKLAITIFSFPPDKGNVGTAAYLDVFGSIHRVLEEMKSTGYSINNLPKDGKALMEAVINDPEALEGAPELSIAHRMSVQEYERLTPYSERLEENWGKPPGDLNSDGQNLLIYGKHFGNVFIGVQPTFGYEGDPMRLLYSRSASPHHGFAAYYTYVEKVWGADAVLHFGTHGSLEFMPGKQMGMSETCYPDSLIGGLPNLYYYAANNPSEATIAKRRGYASTISYLTPPAENAGLYKGLKELGELVGSYQQLRESSRGIQIVNAIVETARKCNLENDVNLPDEDASSLNQDQRDGVVGAVYSQLMEIESRLLPCGLHTIGKPPTAEEAVATLVSIASLEREEEGLRSLPGLLAEAIDRNIEDIFDGNNKGILEDVEQNRKITETSRNAVSSIVSSLTGRDGRVNINQSSFNFADNLLKKFGFNPPSPWKAACNKQGFSNIDSQELEKLIAYLRFCLNQICADKEMESLLKALDGDYVIPGPGGDPIRNPAVLPSGKNIHALDPQSIPTTAAVAAAKGVVDKLIARQKEEQGSWPETIACVLWGTDNIKTYGESLAQILWFIGVRPKPDSVGRVNKLELISLEELGRPRIDVVVNCSGVFRDLFINQMALIDQGVKMAAEADEPIEKNFVRKHSLEQAKAQGTTLREASSRVFSNSSGSYSSNVNLAVENSTWEQESELQEMYLSRKTFAFDADNPGEMSQNREVFENVMKTADVTFQNLDSAEISLTDVSHYFDSDPTNLIKGLRDDGKAPTSYIADTTTANAQVRSLSETIRLDSRTKLLNPKWYEGMLDSGYEGVREVSKRLNFTLGWSATSGQVDNFVYEESNETFINDPEMRKKLMELNPHSFRSIVGTLLEVNGRGYWDTSEENIDRLKDLYQEIEDRIEGVTKPE
- the tpiA gene encoding triose-phosphate isomerase is translated as MRKPVIAGNWKMHMTCSQAKEFMDSFLPLLSMNTDDRHIVIAPPFTAISTLSSLLQDSPVELSSQNVHWEEKGAFTAEVSPEMLLEHQVKFAIVGHSEPRKYFSESDEQINRRAVSAQKNGLIPIVCVGETDEQREKGEAERVIRRQVEQGLEGISTSHLVVAYEPIWAIGTGKTCESEEANRICSLIREWVGSDDLIIQYGGSVKPANIDELMRMSDIDGVLVGGASLEPQSFARIANFQA
- a CDS encoding DUF3386 domain-containing protein: MASTLPKTDLIPGSDCRDRFRAAYDNRYTWDYGFSGYEGRCSFCKEDISVEGNFVVDADLKIHVHGISDDNLSKAITSQLWEVTIHRVRRSFDDTHGQNNFTLGNINNVGEEVIVTGKNKGDRYRIKDDIVTMVHRNIHGKLIKIYTKSIINTGKGYLSKTYNSQYFDPSSGNPISGISHFSDSFVNLENTGFWILEKRIIDVDSHQNSSPSTKAFRFWEMKLYS
- the folP gene encoding dihydropteroate synthase; the protein is MKWPKGWGTSTSIMGVINLTPDSFSDGGVCLNPEKALQKATFYLENGASVLDLGAQSTRPGAKEITPEEELKRLIPALKVIRSIHKDSIISVDTFCSVVAEKALEEGADWINDVSGGRRDPNLLRSVAQVRCPYVLTHSRGDSQSMNDFASYDDVVVDVLNELFQLTEKALKSGITVEQIIWDPGLGFAKNTEHNLIILQHLEMFVSEGFPVLIGPSRKRFIGEVLNQSDPLKRNFGTAAVVCRCFQSGISMVRVHDVASIRDTIEMAGKIWPKMFN
- a CDS encoding DUF6447 family protein encodes the protein MTDQSTRSQDPILNFEGKRYDLNQLPDEAKELVRGMQVADAQLRMHEDTLKVLAVGRQTIAMQLKEKLKSVSPIQ
- a CDS encoding ABC transporter ATP-binding protein, which produces MNSFSNESFTKILKFLRPHFRRLTWGLVCMLIYVCCWPILAWLAGKLIPAIGEGNLLHVVRVISFALVIFLLQKLAQFGQDTLLAGPALFLSQELRRDLFRKLQKVDLGSLQKLSSGDLTYRLTEDADRVGEVVYKTIQDTTPSVLQLIAVFSYMVVLDWQTSLATLLLAPLVALLVSQFGAKVLKAAEKSQIQVSDLAGLLGEAIQGLPLVRAFAAESWLQERFDQEVEQHRKARYKTLRLLALQHPVVGFIEAAGILTVLAIGTIRIQSGDLNAEGFSSYVAALLMLIDPISHLTTNFNEFQQGKASLKRLKDLENQPQEPSDVINPETLKIVKGDLKINQLSFYYEAGNPILKEVNLEIKSGQITALVGPSGAGKSTLFSLLLRFIVAQKGEILLDNQNITQIKVSDLRRHFALVPQKPTVFSGTIEDAIRFGRKASKAEIIKAAEQANANDFIKKLSKGYSSRIEEGGANLSGGQLQRIAIARAILGNPSVLLLDEATSALDAESEEAVQLALRRAMKGRTVLVIAHRLATVQEADQIIVIDKGEICEKGTHDELIKKAGRYRELCEKQIIRDLDK